Proteins from a genomic interval of Methanobacteriaceae archaeon:
- a CDS encoding amino acid ABC transporter ATP-binding protein, which yields MSLLEIKHLKKSFGDNVVLKDISLSIDKGEVLAIIGPSGSGKSTLLRCITNLEEEDSGDINFDGTFGLVFQDFNLFPHHSVIKNITNAPLRVQKRSKDEVFKHARYLLKKMGLEDKENAYPCELSGGQQQRVSIARALAMNPDILFFDEPTSALDPELTGEILEVIKQLAADNMTMVIVTHEMNFARKVSDSIIFMENGVIVEQGTPEEVFSSENQRMKEFLGKFDD from the coding sequence ATGAGTTTACTTGAAATAAAACATCTAAAAAAAAGCTTTGGAGATAATGTTGTTTTAAAAGATATCTCCTTAAGTATAGACAAAGGTGAAGTATTAGCCATTATCGGACCGTCAGGATCTGGTAAATCAACATTACTTAGATGTATTACAAATCTTGAAGAGGAAGATAGTGGAGATATTAATTTTGATGGGACTTTTGGATTAGTATTCCAGGATTTTAATTTATTCCCACATCATTCTGTTATAAAAAATATTACAAATGCTCCTTTAAGAGTCCAAAAAAGAAGTAAAGATGAAGTTTTCAAACATGCACGTTATTTACTTAAAAAAATGGGACTTGAAGATAAGGAAAATGCTTATCCTTGTGAGTTATCAGGTGGTCAGCAACAAAGAGTATCAATTGCAAGAGCACTTGCAATGAATCCGGATATTTTATTCTTTGATGAACCAACATCTGCACTTGACCCAGAGTTAACTGGTGAAATTTTAGAAGTAATTAAACAGTTAGCTGCAGATAACATGACCATGGTTATTGTTACTCACGAGATGAATTTCGCTCGTAAAGTTTCTGATTCAATTATCTTTATGGAAAATGGAGTAATTGTTGAACAAGGAACTCCTGAAGAAGTATTTTCATCTGAAAATCAAAGGATGAAAGAATTCTTAGGAAAATTTGATGATTAA
- a CDS encoding MATE family efflux transporter, with product MSKSSNVSMITGDPKKAIIKLAIPMMFSMLLIMLYNIADSIWVAGLGADALAAIGFITPLFMILVGLGNGIGAGANSLIARNIGAENYEQANNAALHGILLSIVISIVCTVFVLIFMVPILQIMGAGSTIQYALDYSYIVFGFLFVFVYSNVASAVFRSEGDMRRATIAIAVTAILNMILDPIFIYTLNMGIAGAGWATALSATMSCVIMSYWIWGKKDLYLDLSPKNFKFDKQIIIDTLLVAIPSTLENIVMSALMIIVNAMIVMAAGTTTVAVYTASMRIVQLVMIPLMGIGTAVLTVSGVAYGAHNHENLKISHSYSIRIGFIISIILGVIMIIFSSPIASIFSYTAESASLAPQIAYTVSVLSLFVLAVPHGMMSAMVFQGVGKGIYSLIITLLRSLLLECVFAYLFCFVFGWGLNGIYAGVIFGCFIGGTIGYIWAKIFIDRFKKVSIRKYTPEEN from the coding sequence ATGAGTAAATCAAGTAATGTAAGCATGATTACTGGAGATCCAAAAAAAGCTATAATAAAATTAGCTATTCCAATGATGTTTTCAATGTTACTTATCATGTTATATAACATTGCAGATAGTATTTGGGTAGCTGGACTTGGTGCTGATGCACTTGCAGCAATAGGATTTATCACACCTTTATTTATGATTCTTGTTGGACTTGGAAACGGAATTGGTGCTGGTGCAAATTCATTAATTGCAAGAAATATTGGTGCTGAAAATTACGAACAGGCAAATAACGCAGCGTTACACGGAATTTTATTATCTATTGTTATATCTATTGTGTGTACAGTATTTGTTCTTATCTTTATGGTTCCAATTTTACAAATAATGGGTGCAGGATCAACTATTCAATATGCACTTGACTACAGTTATATTGTATTTGGATTTTTATTTGTATTCGTATATTCTAACGTAGCATCTGCAGTATTTAGATCAGAAGGAGATATGAGACGTGCAACAATTGCAATCGCAGTTACAGCTATTTTAAACATGATTTTAGATCCTATATTCATTTATACTTTAAATATGGGAATTGCAGGTGCAGGATGGGCAACAGCATTATCTGCAACAATGTCCTGTGTTATAATGAGTTATTGGATTTGGGGTAAAAAAGATTTATACCTTGATTTATCTCCAAAGAACTTTAAATTCGACAAACAAATCATTATTGACACATTACTTGTCGCAATTCCTTCAACATTGGAAAATATTGTAATGTCTGCACTTATGATTATTGTTAATGCTATGATTGTTATGGCAGCAGGAACTACCACAGTAGCTGTATATACTGCATCAATGAGAATTGTACAATTAGTAATGATTCCATTAATGGGTATTGGAACTGCAGTTTTAACCGTTTCTGGTGTAGCATACGGAGCACACAATCATGAGAATTTAAAAATCAGTCATTCATACTCTATTAGAATTGGATTTATCATATCAATTATCCTTGGAGTTATAATGATTATTTTCTCATCCCCAATTGCATCAATATTCTCATACACTGCAGAAAGTGCTAGTTTAGCTCCACAAATTGCATATACCGTATCTGTATTGAGCTTATTTGTTCTTGCAGTTCCTCACGGAATGATGTCTGCTATGGTATTCCAGGGAGTTGGAAAAGGAATTTATTCCTTAATTATTACACTTTTAAGATCACTTCTCTTAGAATGTGTATTTGCATATTTATTCTGCTTTGTCTTTGGATGGGGATTAAATGGTATTTACGCAGGTGTTATCTTTGGTTGTTTCATTGGAGGAACCATTGGATATATCTGGGCGAAAATATTCATTGATAGATTCAAAAAAGTTTCAATTAGAAAATATACACCAGAAGAAAACTAG
- a CDS encoding ABC transporter permease, which translates to MNIKRILFIFVIFTLLMTCIGASCASDEFNSIQSDDSEIIDVDYDLDDSEDCEDESDLEDDSDYDDYDDESDLEDDSDYDDYDDVSDLEDDFDDDSDLEDDSDDWDDSDDDSDDWDDDWDDSDYDDFSDPDNKLEIYYENLDISYAKHTKYYANAFGGAAGSNIPKNVPESGNDASNTKESTDSNSSNNSLMKSISKITALSLSNDDNSTDNVSSNNTNVNSKSTNSNSNSENGQNYYYLIIIVIVLILIVFAYKKLF; encoded by the coding sequence ATGAATATAAAAAGAATTCTATTTATATTTGTTATTTTTACACTTCTTATGACTTGTATTGGTGCTAGTTGCGCATCTGATGAGTTTAACTCAATACAATCTGATGATTCTGAAATTATTGATGTAGATTATGATTTAGATGATTCTGAGGATTGTGAAGATGAGTCTGATTTGGAAGACGATTCTGATTATGATGATTATGATGATGAGTCTGATTTGGAAGACGATTCTGATTATGATGATTATGATGATGTGTCTGATTTGGAAGATGATTTCGATGATGATTCCGATTTAGAAGATGATTCTGATGATTGGGACGATTCTGATGATGATTCTGATGATTGGGATGATGATTGGGATGATTCTGATTATGATGATTTCAGTGATCCTGATAATAAATTAGAGATTTATTATGAAAATCTTGATATTTCATATGCAAAGCATACTAAATATTATGCAAATGCATTTGGAGGAGCAGCTGGTTCAAATATACCAAAAAATGTTCCTGAATCAGGTAATGATGCGTCTAATACAAAAGAATCAACTGATTCAAATTCATCAAACAATTCATTAATGAAATCTATTTCAAAAATAACTGCTTTATCATTATCAAATGATGATAATTCCACAGATAATGTTAGCTCAAATAACACTAATGTTAACTCCAAAAGCACTAATTCAAATTCAAACAGTGAAAATGGTCAAAATTATTATTATTTAATTATTATTGTGATAGTTTTAATTTTAATTGTTTTTGCGTATAAGAAGTTATTCTAA
- a CDS encoding MarR family transcriptional regulator has translation MTSEIINIIDSSNLPIGNLIVIIAKKQKQYLNQYLNDFGINSTQLHILYEISHQDNSNQEKIAIRCNINKGAVARSIKKLEDEELVIREIDTDNRRQNKLSLTKKGQKTLDTCTNILKNLEDELIEGISINKSELQNILKKITINMIKLNEMGVKNE, from the coding sequence ATGACCAGTGAAATAATAAATATCATTGACTCTTCAAATCTCCCAATTGGTAATTTAATAGTTATCATTGCCAAAAAGCAAAAACAATATCTTAATCAGTACTTAAATGATTTTGGTATTAATTCAACACAATTACACATATTGTATGAAATATCACATCAAGATAATAGCAATCAGGAAAAAATAGCTATTAGATGTAATATCAATAAAGGAGCAGTTGCAAGGTCAATTAAAAAATTAGAAGACGAGGAGTTAGTCATACGTGAAATTGATACAGATAATAGGCGTCAAAATAAACTTTCACTTACAAAAAAAGGACAGAAAACTTTAGATACATGTACTAATATCCTTAAAAACTTAGAAGACGAATTGATTGAGGGAATCTCAATTAATAAATCAGAATTACAAAACATTCTTAAAAAGATTACTATAAATATGATTAAATTAAATGAAATGGGGGTTAAAAATGAGTAA
- a CDS encoding universal stress protein, which produces MYKKILLPTDGSGYANQEIDRVTKLIADDGEIIILSVAGKLSPNAFQRRKHVKEVNEGMYDEAKENAELMAKEFPEGYNIKTMVKTGFPAETINKVAEEEGVELIVISASGKSGLHKFIIGSVAEKVLKTSEIDVLLVHNTD; this is translated from the coding sequence ATGTATAAAAAAATTTTACTCCCAACCGATGGGTCAGGATATGCTAATCAGGAAATCGATAGAGTAACTAAATTAATTGCAGATGATGGAGAAATCATAATCTTATCAGTTGCTGGAAAATTAAGTCCTAATGCATTCCAACGCAGAAAACATGTTAAAGAAGTAAATGAAGGCATGTATGATGAAGCTAAAGAAAATGCAGAACTAATGGCAAAAGAATTCCCTGAAGGATACAATATTAAAACCATGGTAAAAACCGGTTTTCCTGCTGAAACAATTAATAAAGTCGCTGAAGAAGAAGGCGTTGAATTAATTGTTATTTCTGCTTCAGGTAAAAGCGGACTTCACAAATTCATCATTGGAAGTGTAGCTGAAAAAGTTTTAAAAACTTCCGAAATCGATGTTTTATTAGTTCACAATACTGATTAA
- a CDS encoding amino acid ABC transporter permease — MILSNVIAQLLGGMVTSIEIFLLTLLFSLPLGLVVAGGRMSRFAPLRWLMRIYISVMRGTPLMLQLIIVFFAPYYVFGINLTPEYRFIAVIIAFTINYAAYFAEIYRGGIEAIPKGQYEAAKVLGYNKFETFFIIVLPQVFKIVLPSITNEVITLVKDTSLSFVIAIPEMFTVAKQIAAADASIAALLVAGVFYYILNAIVAFVMEYIEKRLSYYD; from the coding sequence ATGATATTAAGTAATGTAATTGCACAATTATTAGGAGGTATGGTTACCTCAATTGAAATATTCTTACTTACATTATTATTCTCTCTTCCTCTCGGTTTAGTTGTAGCCGGAGGAAGAATGAGTAGATTTGCACCATTAAGATGGTTAATGAGAATTTATATTTCAGTTATGAGAGGAACACCATTAATGTTACAATTAATTATTGTATTTTTTGCACCGTATTATGTATTTGGTATAAATTTAACTCCAGAATATAGATTTATAGCTGTTATCATTGCATTTACAATAAATTACGCAGCATACTTTGCTGAAATTTATAGAGGTGGAATTGAAGCTATTCCTAAAGGACAATACGAAGCAGCGAAAGTATTGGGATATAATAAATTTGAAACATTTTTCATAATTGTATTGCCACAGGTATTTAAAATAGTTCTTCCTTCAATTACCAATGAAGTAATTACTCTTGTAAAAGATACTTCTCTTTCATTTGTTATTGCAATTCCAGAAATGTTTACTGTTGCAAAACAAATTGCAGCTGCAGACGCATCAATTGCAGCATTACTCGTTGCAGGAGTATTCTACTACATATTAAATGCAATTGTTGCATTTGTAATGGAATATATAGAAAAAAGATTAAGCTATTATGACTAG
- a CDS encoding bifunctional glycosyltransferase family 2 protein/CDP-glycerol:glycerophosphate glycerophosphotransferase has product MTFISIIIPFNSAQRYLRDCLDSISEEKLDDAEIILISNGIDEPLDEFLEDYEDLNIKRIDFKDNIGVARARNIGIENAQGEYVYFIDCDDYVDKDSLNKLIQAAKSTKADFVNGERITTPYIRSRFNEELEKPHAVPHKKGDLSDMEYSLLLLARDKTKKHEFMSCLHALIKKDKISDIRFDETQRYFTDYYFMIDVLENIESFYGVEGAWYAKRHRDDPINLTSLSQELKDEKFVLYFDQYFKVKDILAKKQEKKFKILSKHITIALYKYYYYRYSLLFLNNKKECIRTVYFDKMCEISKDFDELVNWKSKREVKALQSKDMVKYEKLLRFRYGYVQTKKIMKKPSKLNLWFYNEVYNKKPTQDNKIIFISFGGKYYSDSPKYLYEYLYNNYGDKFEYVWVINDPTVEIPGNPKKVKRYSREYYKEVAQSKYWVTNGRHPERLRKKEDQVIVSTWHGTPLKRLGLDIGDIYTKNPRIKESYIKNGEEWDYLISPNRYTTNILKSCFAYPRDILESGYPRNDILYNATDSQVNQIKENLSIPNDKKIILYAPTWRDDEFYDTGSIKFTLKLELDKLKEAISDEYIVLVRTHYFISNNLDLTPYEGFAFDVSSYNDIAELYLISDMLITDYSSVFFDFANLKRPILYYTYDLDKYEGMLRGFYIDIHEEVPGPLLFTTEEVIDSIKNIDEINDKYKEKYDKFYETYCNVDDGNASKRIVEAVWKNNL; this is encoded by the coding sequence ATGACCTTTATAAGTATTATCATCCCATTTAACAGTGCTCAAAGATATCTAAGAGACTGTTTAGACAGTATCAGTGAAGAAAAATTAGATGATGCTGAAATCATATTAATATCAAATGGAATAGATGAACCACTTGATGAATTTTTAGAAGACTACGAGGATTTAAACATAAAAAGAATTGATTTTAAAGACAATATTGGTGTTGCTCGAGCACGTAATATTGGAATTGAAAATGCACAGGGAGAATATGTTTATTTCATAGACTGTGATGATTATGTTGATAAAGATTCATTAAATAAACTTATCCAAGCTGCTAAAAGCACTAAAGCAGATTTTGTTAATGGAGAACGTATAACTACTCCATATATCAGAAGCAGATTTAATGAAGAACTTGAAAAACCACACGCTGTACCTCATAAAAAAGGTGATTTAAGCGATATGGAATATTCATTATTACTTCTTGCAAGAGATAAAACCAAAAAACACGAATTTATGTCCTGTTTACATGCTTTAATCAAAAAAGATAAAATTTCAGATATCAGATTTGACGAAACTCAAAGATATTTCACAGATTATTACTTTATGATTGATGTTTTGGAAAATATTGAATCATTTTATGGTGTTGAAGGTGCATGGTATGCTAAAAGACACAGAGATGATCCAATAAACTTAACTTCTCTAAGCCAGGAACTTAAAGATGAGAAGTTCGTATTGTATTTTGACCAATATTTCAAAGTGAAAGACATATTAGCTAAAAAACAAGAAAAAAAATTTAAAATACTCTCAAAACATATCACAATAGCATTATACAAATATTACTACTATAGATATTCCTTATTATTCTTAAATAATAAAAAAGAATGTATTAGGACAGTCTATTTTGATAAAATGTGTGAAATTTCAAAAGACTTCGATGAATTGGTAAACTGGAAAAGTAAAAGAGAAGTCAAAGCACTACAATCAAAAGATATGGTAAAATATGAAAAATTGCTTAGATTCCGTTACGGTTATGTTCAAACCAAAAAAATCATGAAAAAACCGTCAAAATTGAATTTATGGTTTTATAATGAAGTTTATAATAAAAAACCAACTCAAGATAACAAGATAATATTTATCAGTTTTGGAGGTAAATACTACTCAGACAGTCCAAAATACTTATATGAATATTTATACAACAATTATGGGGATAAATTTGAATATGTATGGGTTATTAATGATCCGACCGTTGAAATTCCTGGAAATCCAAAGAAAGTAAAAAGATATTCCCGCGAATACTACAAAGAAGTTGCACAATCAAAATATTGGGTAACCAACGGAAGACATCCTGAAAGATTAAGGAAAAAAGAAGACCAGGTTATTGTATCCACATGGCACGGTACTCCTCTTAAAAGATTAGGATTGGATATTGGAGATATCTACACTAAAAACCCTAGAATTAAAGAATCATATATTAAAAATGGTGAAGAATGGGATTATTTAATTTCTCCAAACCGTTACACAACAAATATTTTGAAAAGCTGTTTTGCATATCCACGTGACATTTTAGAAAGTGGATATCCAAGAAACGATATCTTATATAATGCTACTGACAGCCAGGTTAATCAGATAAAAGAGAATTTAAGCATTCCTAATGATAAAAAAATCATTCTTTATGCTCCAACATGGAGAGATGATGAGTTTTATGATACTGGATCTATTAAATTTACATTAAAACTTGAATTGGATAAATTAAAAGAAGCTATTAGTGATGAATATATTGTACTAGTTAGAACACATTATTTCATTTCAAATAATCTTGATTTAACACCATATGAAGGCTTTGCTTTTGATGTAAGTAGCTACAATGATATTGCAGAATTATATTTAATCAGTGATATGTTAATTACCGATTATTCCAGTGTATTTTTCGATTTTGCAAACCTTAAAAGACCAATTTTATACTACACTTATGATTTGGACAAATATGAAGGTATGCTTAGAGGATTCTACATAGATATTCACGAAGAAGTCCCAGGACCATTATTATTTACAACCGAAGAGGTAATTGATAGTATCAAAAATATTGATGAAATTAATGATAAGTACAAAGAAAAATATGATAAATTTTATGAAACCTACTGTAATGTTGATGATGGAAATGCATCAAAAAGAATAGTAGAGGCAGTTTGGAAAAATAATTTATAA
- a CDS encoding glycosyltransferase, which translates to MALVSVIIPIFNVENYLKKCLKSIINQTLKDIEIICINDGSSDSSLNILNDFASSDERIIVLSQKNHGPAKSRNEGLKIAKGKYIFFVDSDDYIQDYTLEKLYENAKNNDSDIVMFKMSEFIREDELLQTNRFNLDEVFEDTDFNNFTFTYKDIKPYVLNNSFSACSKFYKKSFLDSYDDFTFPENLIFEDVPFHVKSLIRSSKISFVSDYLYNYRVSNSNSIMHSDKNRNDIFKICNLVENDLKNEDCFEEFEREFSELKTNQIYHYAMQAKSEDYLKTAKEEISKLDLDKLSNRLFSKANVILECEDIADFIVKKYELEISELKSANEIIIEKNKKLKQKNAKLKDKNSKLKEKNKILSDKNEEILSSRSWKITKPLRKIKKR; encoded by the coding sequence ATGGCTTTAGTTTCTGTTATAATTCCAATATTTAATGTTGAGAATTATTTGAAAAAATGTTTAAAAAGCATTATAAATCAAACATTGAAAGATATTGAGATAATTTGTATAAATGATGGATCTAGTGACAGTTCTCTTAACATATTAAATGATTTTGCTAGTAGTGATGAAAGAATAATTGTATTGTCACAAAAAAATCACGGACCTGCAAAAAGTAGAAATGAAGGTTTAAAAATAGCTAAAGGCAAATATATCTTTTTTGTTGATTCAGATGACTATATTCAAGATTATACTTTAGAAAAGCTATATGAAAATGCAAAAAATAATGATTCTGATATTGTAATGTTTAAAATGTCCGAATTTATCCGTGAAGATGAATTACTTCAAACAAATAGATTTAATCTTGATGAAGTGTTTGAAGATACTGATTTTAACAATTTCACATTCACATATAAAGATATTAAACCATATGTTTTAAATAATAGCTTTTCTGCTTGCTCTAAATTCTATAAAAAGAGTTTTTTAGATAGTTATGATGATTTTACATTTCCTGAAAACTTGATATTTGAAGATGTTCCATTTCATGTTAAATCTTTAATTAGATCATCCAAAATATCATTCGTTAGCGATTATCTTTATAATTACCGTGTGTCAAATTCAAACTCCATTATGCATTCTGATAAAAACAGAAATGACATATTTAAGATATGTAACCTTGTAGAAAATGATTTGAAAAATGAAGACTGTTTTGAAGAGTTTGAAAGAGAATTTAGTGAGCTTAAAACAAATCAGATTTATCATTATGCAATGCAGGCTAAATCAGAAGACTATTTAAAGACTGCTAAAGAAGAAATTAGTAAATTAGATTTAGATAAACTTTCAAACAGATTATTTAGTAAAGCTAATGTAATTTTAGAGTGTGAAGATATTGCTGATTTTATTGTTAAAAAATATGAACTTGAAATAAGTGAATTAAAAAGTGCAAATGAAATCATAATAGAAAAAAACAAAAAACTTAAACAAAAAAATGCAAAACTAAAAGATAAGAACTCTAAATTAAAAGAGAAAAATAAAATTTTATCTGATAAAAATGAAGAGATATTATCTTCTAGAAGTTGGAAAATAACCAAGCCACTTAGAAAAATAAAAAAAAGGTGA
- a CDS encoding zinc ribbon domain-containing protein, translating into MHCPKCNCENNDSAKFCKKCGTPLKKTVTNINTVNNESSKSDTTKYIIIALVIIVIALAGAFAYIGFTSHNNDPIQNNANILNPGQTTSQSSSSSSSGSSNSAPMTILGGSFSTGSGLSDKTYASINVGSEHAGKSAIIQIKYSRDGSSLNNGNMVPVTVDSSGYIEVSSADAYKYYPDYAEINLFDTNNNLLDTKSVSLSPDSSTQSF; encoded by the coding sequence ATGCATTGTCCAAAATGTAATTGTGAAAATAATGATTCAGCAAAATTCTGCAAAAAATGTGGAACCCCGCTGAAAAAAACAGTAACTAATATCAATACTGTTAATAATGAGAGTTCTAAAAGTGATACTACTAAATATATAATCATAGCATTAGTTATAATCGTAATTGCCCTTGCAGGAGCGTTTGCTTATATTGGATTTACAAGCCATAATAATGACCCAATTCAAAATAATGCAAATATTCTAAACCCTGGTCAGACAACATCACAATCAAGTTCAAGTTCATCATCTGGAAGTTCAAATTCAGCTCCAATGACAATCCTTGGTGGAAGTTTCTCAACAGGAAGTGGATTATCTGATAAGACCTATGCAAGTATTAATGTTGGTTCAGAACATGCAGGTAAAAGCGCAATTATACAAATTAAGTATTCCAGAGACGGATCAAGTTTGAATAATGGAAATATGGTGCCTGTAACTGTTGATTCTTCAGGATATATTGAAGTATCAAGTGCAGATGCATATAAATATTATCCAGATTATGCAGAAATTAATTTATTTGATACAAACAATAATCTCTTAGATACAAAAAGCGTTTCCCTATCACCAGACAGCAGTACTCAATCATTCTAG
- a CDS encoding amino acid ABC transporter substrate-binding protein, which produces MNKKIGFILALVIVSLMMVSTVSAGFFDFLGGNDSSANDDSTFIVGFDAEFPPYGYKDDSGNYTGFDLDLAKEVCERNNWTFKAQPIDWDAKDAELDSGSIDCIWNGFTIDGREDNYTWSEPYFDNKQVFVVKTDAGINSPADLKGKTVEVQKDSSALAALQGDNKTLADTFGTLTEVADYNTAFMDLEGGACDAIAMDIGVGEYNIKTKNATDKFQILKESITSEKYGIGFKLGNTALKDQVQSTLDEMFADGTVSKIAAKYGISEDALI; this is translated from the coding sequence ATGAATAAAAAAATAGGTTTTATTTTAGCTTTAGTAATAGTATCTTTAATGATGGTATCTACTGTAAGCGCAGGTTTTTTTGATTTTTTAGGAGGAAATGACTCATCTGCAAACGATGACAGTACTTTCATTGTTGGTTTTGATGCAGAATTCCCACCTTACGGATATAAAGATGACAGTGGAAACTACACTGGTTTCGACTTAGACTTAGCAAAAGAAGTTTGTGAAAGAAACAACTGGACTTTTAAAGCACAACCAATTGATTGGGATGCTAAAGACGCAGAATTAGACTCTGGATCTATCGATTGTATCTGGAACGGATTCACAATTGATGGAAGAGAAGACAACTACACCTGGTCTGAACCTTACTTTGACAACAAACAAGTATTTGTTGTTAAAACCGATGCAGGTATTAATTCCCCTGCTGACTTAAAAGGTAAAACCGTTGAAGTACAAAAAGATTCTTCAGCATTAGCTGCTCTTCAAGGAGATAACAAAACTTTAGCAGATACTTTTGGAACTTTAACTGAAGTTGCTGATTACAACACCGCTTTCATGGATTTAGAAGGTGGAGCTTGTGATGCTATTGCAATGGATATTGGTGTTGGAGAATATAACATTAAAACCAAAAACGCAACTGACAAATTCCAAATCTTAAAAGAATCAATTACCAGTGAAAAATATGGTATCGGATTCAAATTAGGAAACACTGCATTAAAAGACCAAGTACAATCCACATTAGATGAAATGTTTGCTGATGGTACTGTTTCTAAAATTGCAGCAAAATACGGTATCTCTGAAGATGCTTTAATATAA
- a CDS encoding glycosyltransferase family 2 protein — MSIDKPAVSIIIPVYNTEEYLEECLDSVLNQTLKDIEIICIDDKSSDKSLDILLEYAKKDNRLKLIQHKENKGQSIARNTALKQVNGEYISFLDSDDKLDLDAYEKLYDFTKDTKQDVILYNIVRFNEKKVQESELHIKSENNIKKTNLLENPDLIYDTVCNKFIKTSFLVENDLEFVDKLYEDILFSMQILTKTKSIGVYNDTNYYWRKRKNTNKSVTQKRTDIKNIKDRIFIIKEVISLFENSEYNFIMDNLYKKLLEIDFRLYINQIDRANDEYKKIIIDEMLPILKTIPDNVFENLNSLEKIKYDLLLSEKIDELEYLTSKQREHKKLKKQNSKLTKKTKKQKDKNKKLKKEIKVLKSTKGWIKYKLNNIYNRLFK, encoded by the coding sequence TTGAGTATAGATAAACCTGCTGTTAGTATTATAATTCCTGTATATAATACTGAAGAATATCTTGAGGAATGTTTGGATAGTGTATTGAATCAGACATTAAAAGATATTGAAATTATTTGTATTGATGACAAGTCCAGTGACAAATCACTTGATATATTATTGGAATATGCAAAAAAAGACAATAGATTAAAATTAATACAGCACAAGGAAAATAAAGGCCAGTCAATTGCAAGAAATACTGCACTTAAACAGGTAAATGGTGAATATATCTCATTTTTAGATAGTGATGATAAACTTGATCTTGATGCATATGAAAAACTTTATGACTTTACAAAGGACACTAAACAGGATGTAATATTATATAATATTGTTAGATTTAATGAAAAAAAGGTCCAGGAAAGTGAATTACATATTAAATCAGAAAATAATATTAAAAAAACTAATCTTTTAGAAAATCCTGATTTAATATATGATACAGTATGTAATAAATTCATTAAAACTAGTTTTTTGGTTGAAAATGATCTTGAATTTGTAGATAAATTATATGAAGATATACTCTTTTCAATGCAGATACTAACAAAAACAAAATCAATTGGTGTGTATAACGACACTAATTATTACTGGAGAAAGCGTAAAAACACAAATAAGTCAGTTACACAAAAAAGAACTGATATTAAAAACATCAAAGACCGCATATTCATAATAAAAGAAGTAATTAGCTTATTCGAGAATAGTGAATATAACTTCATTATGGATAATTTATATAAAAAATTACTTGAGATTGACTTTAGATTATATATAAATCAAATTGACAGAGCTAATGATGAATATAAAAAGATAATCATTGATGAAATGCTTCCTATATTAAAAACAATTCCTGATAATGTCTTTGAAAACTTAAATTCACTTGAAAAAATCAAATATGATTTACTGTTAAGTGAAAAAATAGATGAATTGGAATATCTCACATCTAAACAAAGAGAACATAAAAAACTAAAAAAACAGAACTCTAAATTAACTAAAAAGACTAAAAAACAAAAAGATAAGAATAAAAAGTTAAAAAAGGAAATTAAAGTCTTAAAATCAACAAAAGGTTGGATTAAATATAAATTGAATAATATTTACAACAGACTATTTAAATAA